The Streptomyces sp. Je 1-332 genome has a window encoding:
- the nuoH gene encoding NADH-quinone oxidoreductase subunit NuoH — MVPLAAEDLSMFGRDPWWLVAVKAVFCFAFLMVTVLFSIVWERKVVAWMQLRIGPNRHGPWGMLQSLADGIKLMLKEDVIVKRADKVVYILAPIVAAIPAFMAIAVIPFGPAGNEISIFGQRTTMQLTDLPIAMLYILAVASVGIYGIVLAGWSSGSTYPLLGGLRSCAQMISYEIAMGAAFASVFLYSGSMSTSAIVEAQADRWYILLLPVSFLIYIVTMIGETNRAPFDMPESEGDLVGGFNTEYSSIKFALFMLAEYVNMVTVSAVSVTLFLGGWRAPYPISTFWEGANHGWWPMLWFVIKVQLLLFFFIWLRGTLPRVRYDQLMKLGWKVLIPVSVVWLMLVATVRAMRNEEYDFTSIALYVGGGVIALLLLSVVVDIFRDKREKEAAASESEEPTAFDPMAGGFPVPPLPGQSLPPVPRRRSRQERELIVSGGPDTQSDGTRSDGKEASDG; from the coding sequence ATGGTGCCGCTTGCGGCGGAAGACCTGTCCATGTTCGGCCGTGACCCGTGGTGGCTCGTCGCCGTCAAGGCGGTGTTCTGCTTCGCGTTCCTGATGGTGACGGTGCTCTTCTCCATCGTGTGGGAGCGCAAGGTCGTCGCCTGGATGCAGCTGCGCATCGGACCGAACCGGCACGGCCCCTGGGGCATGCTGCAGTCCCTCGCGGACGGCATCAAGCTGATGCTCAAGGAAGACGTGATCGTCAAGCGCGCGGACAAGGTGGTGTACATCCTCGCGCCGATCGTCGCGGCCATCCCGGCCTTCATGGCGATCGCGGTGATCCCCTTCGGTCCCGCGGGCAACGAGATCTCGATCTTCGGCCAGCGCACGACGATGCAGCTCACCGACCTGCCGATCGCGATGCTCTACATCCTCGCGGTCGCCTCGGTCGGCATCTACGGCATCGTCCTCGCGGGCTGGAGCTCCGGCTCCACCTATCCGCTGCTCGGCGGCCTTCGCTCCTGCGCGCAGATGATCTCGTACGAGATCGCGATGGGCGCCGCGTTCGCCTCGGTGTTCCTCTACTCCGGGTCGATGTCGACCTCGGCGATCGTGGAGGCGCAGGCGGACCGTTGGTACATCCTGCTGCTGCCGGTGTCCTTCCTGATCTACATCGTGACGATGATCGGCGAGACCAACCGCGCCCCCTTCGACATGCCGGAGTCCGAGGGCGACCTCGTCGGTGGCTTCAACACCGAGTACTCGTCGATCAAGTTCGCGCTGTTCATGCTTGCCGAGTACGTCAACATGGTCACCGTCTCGGCGGTCTCGGTCACCCTCTTCCTGGGCGGCTGGCGGGCCCCGTATCCCATCAGCACGTTCTGGGAGGGCGCGAACCACGGCTGGTGGCCGATGCTCTGGTTCGTGATCAAGGTCCAGCTGCTGCTGTTCTTCTTCATCTGGCTGCGCGGCACGCTGCCCCGCGTCCGCTACGACCAGCTGATGAAGCTCGGCTGGAAGGTCCTGATCCCGGTCTCGGTCGTCTGGCTGATGCTCGTGGCGACGGTCAGGGCGATGCGGAACGAGGAGTACGACTTCACCTCGATCGCGCTCTATGTAGGCGGCGGAGTCATCGCGCTCCTGTTGCTCTCCGTCGTCGTCGACATCTTCCGCGACAAGCGCGAGAAGGAAGCGGCGGCATCCGAGAGCGAGGAGCCCACCGCCTTCGACCCGATGGCGGGCGGATTCCCCGTCCCGCCGCTGCCCGGACAGAGCCTGCCGCCCGTACCGCGACGACGCTCGCGCCAGGAGCGGGAGCTGATTGTCAGTGGTGGGCCGGATACTCAAAGTGACGGAACCCGAAGTGACGGAAAGGAGGCGTCCGATGGCTGA